In the Balaenoptera ricei isolate mBalRic1 chromosome 1, mBalRic1.hap2, whole genome shotgun sequence genome, GACCCCAGCCACCAGGCCACCCCACCCCCGACCAACCCCATCCTGTCCTCAGGCCACCGGACAGCGTACAAGACTCATGACCTGGTCCTGCCTGCCCTCCTGACACCAGTGTCCCCCCGCCCCTTCCTCCCCACGCTGAGGAGCCGGCCAACCGGACGCCGTGTGTGTCACACTCCATGCCCTTCCTCATGCTGTCCCCTCGATTCAAACCTTCCTTCCGCTTGGAAATCTCCCTCTAGTCCACGTCCTTTCAGATGCCAATCGCTCTGGGACCGAGTCCCCAGCTCCCGAGGGCCGAGCTCCCGCAGCCACGAGGGGCTCCAGCCCTCAGTTCCCATTCCCATCCCGGCACCTCCGTGCTGTGGGGCTCTTGCACACTTCATGTCTGACGTGAGCTGCTCGAGGGCAGCGGCGTGTCTCATCCACCTTGTACCCCAGCGCCCATCCCCACGCCCAGGCCTCGCCCAGCACTGCTGCCCTAGAGATAGTTTGGGGGCAGACAGATGCAATGCATGTGCATGAAATTCCCAACGCATGAGCACAGCTGCTCCTCAGACcccatttgttgttgttgttgttttttaaaaacacacacagtcCTCCAGCTGCTTGCATGGACGCTgtgggcagaggtgggggtgggggtgggggggaggtggaAGCGCTCGTCAAGCATGCAGAGTCCCGGGCGCCCGCGCCCCGCCTGCTGAAGCGGCTGCGTCCCCTTCCTGCACTGGTCAGTCTCCCTCCGCACCCCTGCGCCTCAGGACAGCCCCGCCCAAGCCCCGCCTCCTCCAAGCAGCTCCCCGCATCCGTCCCCTTGTGCCACATCTCGGGCCTCAGCCCCTCCTGCTAACCCTGCAGCACAAGCAGGACGGGAGCAGAGGGGAGCGGACAGAGCCTCCGGGCCCCTGACCTGCGGGTTAAGGCTGCCTCTGAGTGGTCTCTCCGGGGGCTCATCTGAAACGAGAAGGAAGGTGCCCGTGAGTGGGGTCAGCCGCGGCCTCCTCAAGGGAGGGCTCAGCTGTCAGAACACATCCCCCTCCAGGGGCCTCCCACCCACCTCTGCTCAACCCCCAGTCCAACCCCCATTAAAGGGTCTGGGACACGGCCCCAGCCACCAGGCCGGGTCAGCAGCCCCTCCTTGACGCCCCCAGGTCTTCTTGGGGCAGCTGCAACCACCTGCTTCCTGCCTGCTTCCCCACCGGCCCGAGCCCTGCGGGGCAGGGACAGGCACCGGCCGGCAGCAGgtctcctgcctctccccagggcctggcacagcgcACGGTCAGTCAAAAAGTGAGTGAGTGACCCAGTAAACAGAGGGAAGCAGGAGTAAGTTCTGGCATAAAGCGAGAGGACCAGCCCCGGTCCCCGTGATTTGTACTCCTGGGGCAAGGCAGGGTGGCAGGCACTGGGACAGCCCAtggctcccacccacctcccctcctggaggAGAGGCTCTCCCCGCAGTCCGCCTGCGCCGCCCTCCTGCAGGCTAGCTGGGCCCATCACCTGGGGCTGCTGGGTCTCGTCCACACCCGCCTCCAGCCATTAACCAGTGCTTCACTCGATCCAACCCCATCTGTTCTCGGCCACCCTCGGGCATCCAAAAGCCCTGTGTCTGCGCACAACGTCCGTGGTGTCTAACCCAGGGCCCTGGGCTGTAACGGGGGCTGCTTTCCACGGCATGCCCTCCAGAGGATGGGAGGCAAAGGGACCCGGGCCTCACCCGGAAGGAGATGGTCCTGGGGCTGGAGCGCTTCAGGGAGCTGCTGTAGGTGGCCTGGGTGGGCGAGAGTGTGTCCGCCTCGTCCTCCTTGCTGGGGATTTTCATCTGGATGGAGCAGGGGGAGTATCACACGGAAGGCCAGGGTACCCCGAGCCCAAGCTGCCACGGGGGCGCCGCTGGCCTGGCTCATCCCAGGAGCTGCAGCGGGAAGCAGGCAGCAAGACAGTCCTGTGCCTCCTGCCCCTCTGCTGTGGGCATGGCGGACACAGTCCCGGGGCCAGGCCATCAGGCAGGGCTTTCCAGGGGGACTTCTAGAAGGATCTGAGGCTTCCCAAGGGTCCACGAGGGCCTGCAGTCTGGGCCCTGGCTGAGGATGTGGTACGGGGTACCAGGTGCTCCTCGCCACGCAGCTGACGCCCCCGCCCCCGGGTCCGCTATCCTGACAGTGGTGGAGCAGATAGGGTGAGAAGAAGCAGCCAAGGCCGGCCTAGAGGCAGGAGGACAGGACGGAAGGGACGGCGGAGGGCGGGAGGGCAGGGGCACCGCCAACCTGGAGAGTGATGGGTGGGAGGCGGCAAGTCACAGCCGGACGCTCTGACCCCTGCTCCCGCAGCCCCGCCGAGGACGGGGGCTCCTGCTCGGGGCcggccctcccctgccccttgcGGGTGGACGGGCTCTCCGCAGAGGCTGGCCGCTCCTGGGCCTGGGGCTGCCCTGGGGCCGCCGCCCTCACTGGGGCCAGCTGCGTCTCGGGGGCCGGGGTCTTCTCAAAGACTGCTGCTTTCTCACACGTCAGTCTCTTTTCTGAGTCCGACGTCTTCCCTGGGGACGGCAGCTTCTCCAAGACACTTGTTTTTTCCAGAACCAACCTCTTTCCCGAGATGGTTCTTTTCTCCAACACTGCGATCTTCTGGGACACAGGCGCTTTCTCAGGGCTGGGGTTCTTCTCGGAGGCGGAGATTTCCTTGGAGTCCAGGCTCTTTTCGGGCGCTACTGTCTTCTCTGGGGCAGAGGGCTTCTCTGAGCCCCCCTTCCTGCTGCATCCCGGCTCCCTGCCCGCCAAGCTCTCCTCCTCCCGGACCCAGGAGCTCCGCTGCTCCCGGCTCAGTCTCCGGCGAGGCAGCTGCTTCGGCTCCTTCTCGGGCACCAGGGGCAGCTGCCTGGCCTGCCCGGTGCCCACGCcgtcctcctcctctgcctccagcTGCTCCCGGACGGGGGCCTGTGCGACCTCCACCTCCCGCTGCCTCTGCCTCCGCTCCTGCCGCGCCCTGAGGATGGCCCACACGTCCTCGTCCTCACCTCTGGAGTCTAGGGGTGGTCGGGGGGGGACCTCCATCTCCTCCACGCTCGGCAGTCTGAGTCGAAAGATGGGAGATGGGGCGGGAGACAGAGTCAGAGGCCGGCAGAGGTGGGAGAGACCCTGGGGTGCCCCCCGACCCAGTGAAGATGCCTCTGGGGCCACGCGGGAGGGGCGAGGAAGGAAGGCCGTGGCCCCCCCTGGAACCACCATCGCTTAAATCAGGATCCCTTTTATCTGCTTTACACATCGGGCTTCTAAGGTATCCTCTGAACAAAGCACATgatgcttttaaaagaaatgcataaACCCCTGAAAGGGGCAACCATTCCACGCTCAGCCCCGATCAACAAacacctcctctgtgccaggccccacCCCTTGCAGCTTAGATCAGGACCAGAGACAGTCAGGGAGCTGGcacaggtcacacagctcatgggCGGCGGAGCTGGGAGTAGAACCCAGGCCTCTGAAGCTCCTCCTGCCCCGTCAGCCACATGGGTGCAGCTCAGGATGCACACCTTGTGGTCCCTGCTCTGGGGGACCCAGGGGAACAAGGGCAACATGAGAGGCCCTCAGGAGACTCTTCCGTCCCCACCACCTGCTCGCCATGCGACTTGGGGCAGGTTAATTCACCGTCTGAGCCTGTTTCCCAGCCTGCAAACCCGGCTTGTTCGGAGGCGAGAGGAGACTCATGCCAGGACCAGGCGCCGTCCTGACAGACAGGAGCGTCCGGTGAACACGGCCCTTCTCTACCTTCCCCTCTCGACCCTCAGATCTGGTGGCCACACCGGCCCCCGCGCTCCTCCGGTCAGAGGCGGACCATGGAGGGCCCGGGTTAGAGGGAGGCAGCCGGGGTGAATGGAGAGAGTTGGCCCCGGGGCCTGACAGGCGTGGACGACACCCGTGGCCCCCGCTCCCCAGGTGGGCAACCTGTGTGCTCTCTGACCAGCTCCTGCACCTGTGAGACGGGTTAGGACCCTCTCTCTCAGGAGCCAGGAAGGACTGAGTTACGCTCACGAAATGTCCAGCAAAGGCTGCGCGTCTCACGAGCACTGGCCACACGGGCTGTCCTGATGAGGGTGGGACCCACAGGAGTTCAGCCCAGTTCCCCAGGCAGGGGCAGCTGGTCCGTCCATCATCCGGGACCGGGGTaccgcctccccacccccgcacctCTCTGGGGCCGCCGGGTCTCCGTCCCGGGCTGGCCGGGCCACCTCGTCGTCCGCGGTGGAGCTCAGGCTCCGGTGTCGCCGCCGCCGTTCTCGCTCCTGCTCCGCCTCATCCTCCAGGGTCCACTGCCTGGCCAGGCTGGCGGGGGACAGGGGTCAGTGCAGCCCACATGGCCCGCCACCCCGGCCTGCGCGGCCGACACCCCCAGGGGGACGCTGGGCTGGACTCCGCCCTGGACCCCCGAGTGGGATGGGGGCCCATACTCCGGGGTGCCCAGGGACACGGGAGGGCAGGTGCAGCTCTGCCTGAAGGAGGTGGGTGAACCTGACAAGCTCCCCTCTCTCTCTGGTCCGGGGACTTAGATAACATCCCTCAGTGGACAATCACAGAGAAACGTCCTCAGCTACACCGCTCCCCGTGGGACTTCTCAGCTCTCCAGAGGGGGAGACTCGCCACTGAGACCAATGACAGCCGGGGAGGGCCCAGCATCACGCCCTTCACCCCCCAGGAGCCCCGTCAGCCTCTTTGGCTCCCGAGAACCAGTTCTCAGGTGCCGGGAGCAGGGGCCACACCTGCTTTTGCTTCCTGCTCCCACCACCCTGCACCACAGGGCCTACCGGCCACTCACAGccacccacccccgccctcaATCACGCGGCCATCCAACCTCCTGTCCCGGCAAACAGCCCTCCCCCATCGCC is a window encoding:
- the LAD1 gene encoding ladinin-1 isoform X1, which translates into the protein MSVSRKNWAALSSLARQWTLEDEAEQERERRRRHRSLSSTADDEVARPARDGDPAAPERLPSVEEMEVPPRPPLDSRGEDEDVWAILRARQERRQRQREVEVAQAPVREQLEAEEEDGVGTGQARQLPLVPEKEPKQLPRRRLSREQRSSWVREEESLAGREPGCSRKGGSEKPSAPEKTVAPEKSLDSKEISASEKNPSPEKAPVSQKIAVLEKRTISGKRLVLEKTSVLEKLPSPGKTSDSEKRLTCEKAAVFEKTPAPETQLAPVRAAAPGQPQAQERPASAESPSTRKGQGRAGPEQEPPSSAGLREQGSERPAVTCRLPPITLQMKIPSKEDEADTLSPTQATYSSSLKRSSPRTISFRMSPRRDHSEAALTRSTSTRLPASSFTLGQKLERYHTAVQRSESVRSPGPSRPEFLVAPVDVASKRHLFEKELVGQGREGPASSRKENLRLSGVVTSRLNLWISRTQESGDQDPQEVQKDARHQEGQKESAAARRIQWRKKADPSLGAEV
- the LAD1 gene encoding ladinin-1 isoform X2 — encoded protein: MEVPPRPPLDSRGEDEDVWAILRARQERRQRQREVEVAQAPVREQLEAEEEDGVGTGQARQLPLVPEKEPKQLPRRRLSREQRSSWVREEESLAGREPGCSRKGGSEKPSAPEKTVAPEKSLDSKEISASEKNPSPEKAPVSQKIAVLEKRTISGKRLVLEKTSVLEKLPSPGKTSDSEKRLTCEKAAVFEKTPAPETQLAPVRAAAPGQPQAQERPASAESPSTRKGQGRAGPEQEPPSSAGLREQGSERPAVTCRLPPITLQMKIPSKEDEADTLSPTQATYSSSLKRSSPRTISFRMSPRRDHSEAALTRSTSTRLPASSFTLGQKLERYHTAVQRSESVRSPGPSRPEFLVAPVDVASKRHLFEKELVGQGREGPASSRKENLRLSGVVTSRLNLWISRTQESGDQDPQEVQKDARHQEGQKESAAARRIQWRKKADPSLGAEV